In Juglans regia cultivar Chandler chromosome 13, Walnut 2.0, whole genome shotgun sequence, the following proteins share a genomic window:
- the LOC118344206 gene encoding uncharacterized protein LOC118344206, whose protein sequence is MDKSWMNLIDRLHSPTYADGVNTFLTLAQNHSQGSDRIQCPCRSCCSNLFLPIRIVETHLFIKGINPNYTQWVFHGEEETRSFNDDGDDGDDGDDSVADYADEYIDDMDHMLDDIRASTFVDVPQDHRNPLPTRGSILDPSPSSSFDHLLEDARRPLFAGCTKFSKLSIIVKLLHIKTLNGWSIKSFDMLLNLLRSAFPDSELPHSYEESKSLERGLGLNYHKIHACPNDSILFWKENANLNECPNCKDSRWVPNTHKARLISQKVLRHFPLKPRLQRLFVSAKIVGDMRWHKEQQLTDEASLRHPADSESWNRFDEEHSWFAQDARNVRLGMSSDGFNPFSNMSKPYSIWPVILVPYNLPLWLCMKDQFLMTSLIILGPKSPGNDIDVYLQPLVDELLEFWEHGVPTYDASTKEIFMLHAALMWTINDFPAYENLSGWSTKGKLACSSCSMGTYSLWLKYGRKHCYMGHRHFLPPDHMWRMRKHLFNGREDQRMPPRILEGVDVLAQLQMLGNVQFGKSGRKRKRTAKELNWTMYSIFFKLPYWVTLRLRHNLDVMHIEKNICDNILCTLMNIPGKTKDNINSRRDLEIFQFRKELHLKVQGERVTMPHAQYTLHGHERNKFCEWLANVKFPDGFASNISHCVSIRDCKISGLKSHDCHVFLQRLLPIAVGGYLRTNIALALTELSTFFKELCARTLDVNRLSQLQIDIVTILCKLEMIFPPSFFHVMVHLAVHLPREAILGDIEMKFTRMDRNIDGGEAENIDRFKIFNQKVRVMGVASNLKLSNKLLKEAIWEHYEKCKVHSPMSINRTHQIEFPTWFRKHVHDQRGTNSLDVTADLYALACDPEPKVASYAACIINGKRFHTKQRELQTRTQNSGVLVTGDESTNNVDFYSVINDIVELRYMGWRRVYLFMCDWFDVGDPRRGIRVDNHMTSINMDMTWYKDEPFVLACQASQCFYIRDIRAKGRWFMVQKYTNRDVYDIPPVPRVLEDIDGESSDDDAYQENESSYDYAPLHCDGCPVSTPLNMNDIEPSLIDAQEVTGLVGQNMDSTDFIDDGLIASSSGDAYGDGEYLDEDDLPTDDEFVSE, encoded by the exons atggacaaaagctggatgaaCTTGATCGATAGACTTCATTCGCCTACATACGCCGATGGGGTTAACACTTTCCTCACCCTTGCACAAAACCATTCTCAAGGCAGTGATCGCATTCAGTGTCCATGTCGTTCATGCTGTAGTAATCTCTTCTTGCCTATACGAATTGTGGAGACTCACTTGTTCATTAAAGGGATCAATCCAAATTATACCCAGTGggtatttcatggggaggaggaaacacGAAGTTTCAATGACGATggtgatgatggtgatgatggTGACGATAGTGTTGCTGATTACGCCGATGAGtacattgatgacatggaccatatgttagatgacatccgGGCAAGCACATTCGTCGATGTTCCCCAAGATCATCGTAATCCATTGCCAACTCGTGGATCAATACTAGATCCCTCCCCAAGTTCATCTTTCGACCATCTACTAGAGGATGCCCGACGTCCACTTTTTGCTGGttgtacaaaattctcaaaactatcaattattgtgaagttgttacacattaAGACACTCAATGGCTGGTCAATAAAGTCGTTTGATATGCTACTGAACCTGTTGCGGTCTGCGTTTCCTGATTCTGAATTGCCACATTCATATGAGGAGTCAAAGTCATTGGAGCGGGGTTTGGGATTAAATTACCACAAGATTCATGCATGCCCCAATGACAGCAtcttgttctggaaggagaatgCTAATCTTAATGAATGTCCTAATTGTAAGGATTCAAGGTGGGTGCCTAATACACACAAGGCACGCCTTATCTCGCAAAAAGTGTTGcggcattttcctttgaagccaagaTTGCAACGTCTCTTCGTGTCTGCAAAGATAGTAggtgatatgagatggcataaagagcAACAGCTGACTGATGAGGCTAGCCTGAGACATCCTGCAGACTCAGAGTCCTGGAACAgatttgatgaagaacatagTTGGTTCGCGCAGGACGCTCGCAATGTAAGGCTTGGGATGTCAAGTGATGGTTTCAATCCGTTCAGCAATATGTCTAAAccgtatagcatttggccagtaaTCCTGGTTCCGTATAACTTGCCTCTATGGTtgtgcatgaaagaccaattccTTATGACATCCCTCATTATTCTTGGGCCAAAATCTCCAGGTAATGACATCGATGTTTACTTGCAACCGTTAGTCgatgaactgcttgaattttgggaacATGGGGTACCTACATATGATGCCTCCACAAAGGAAATTTTCATGTTGCATGCTGCTTTAATGTGGACAATCAATGACTTCCCAGCATATGAGAATCTTTCTGGCTggtcaacaaaaggaaaattagcATGTTCATCCTGTAGTATGGGCACATATTCCTTGTGGTTGAAGTATGGccgaaaacattgttatatgggaCATCGTCATTTTTTGCCGCCAGATCACATGTGGAGAATGAGAAAACATTTGTTCAATGGTCGAGAAGATCAACGCATGCCACCAAGGATTTTAGAAGGAGTTGATGTTTTGGCTCAACTACAGATGCTTGGGAATGTGCAATTTGGTAAATCTGGTCGAAAGAGAAAACGCACTGCTAAAGAGTTAAACTGGACAATGTATAGCATTTTCTTCAAGCTACCGTATTGGGTAACCCTGCGTCTTCGACATAATCtagatgtcatgcatattgagaaaaatatttgtgataacaTCTTGTGCACATTAATGAACATTCCTGGGAAAACCAAGGATAATATCAATTCTCGACGTGACTTGGAGATTTTTCAGTttagaaaagaattacatttgAAGGTTCAAGGTGAACGTGTTACAATGCCACATGCACAGTACACATTACACGGTCatgaaaggaataaattctGTGAATGGCTGGCCAATGTGAAATTTCCAGATGGATTCGCTTCCAATATATCGCATTGTGTTTCTATacgtgattgcaaaatctcaggattgaaaagtcatgactgtcatgtTTTTCTCCAAAGATTACTTCCTATTGCTGTTGGTGGGTACTTACGAACTAATATTGCATTGGCCTTGACTGAACTGAGCACTTTCTTCAAGGAATTGTGTGCCCGAACCCTGGATGTTAACCGCCTATCGCAACTCCAAATTGATATTGTCACAATTCTATgcaaattggagatgatattccccCCATCTTTTTTCCATGtcatggtccacctagctgtccactTACCCCGTGAGGCCATacttgggg ATATTGAGATGAAGTTTACTCGAATGGACCGCAACATTGATGGTGGAGAAGCGGAGAATATAGATAGATTCAAGATTTTCAACCAGAAAGTTCGTGTCATGGGTGTGGCTTCCAACttgaaattatcaaataaactCCTCAAGGAAGCCATATG GGAGCACTACGAGAAATGTAAGGTGCATAGCCCAATGAGTATCAATCGAACACATCAAATTGAGTTTCCAACTTGGTTCAGGAAACAT GTTCATGACCAGAGAGGGACCAACTCACTCGATGTGACTGCTGATCTGTATGCGTTAGCTTGCGATCCTGAACCTAAGGTTGCATCTTATGCTGCTTGCATTATAAATGGCAAAAGGTTCCATACAAAGCAGCGTGAACTTCAGACGCGTACACAAAATTCAGGGGTGTTGGTAACTGGTGACGAAAGTACAAATAATGTTGACTTCTACAGTGTTATTAATGATATCGTGGAGTTACGCTATATGGGTTGGCGTCGGGTGTACTTGTTCatgtgtgattggtttgacgTTGGTGATCCAAGACGAGGGATACGAGTTGATAACCATATGACCAGTATCAACATGGACATgacttggtataaggatgaaccattTGTGTTAGCATGCCAGGCTTCCCAGTGTTTTTATATCAGAGATATAAGGGCGAAAGGGAGATGGTTTATGGTGCAAAAGTACACGAATAGGGATGTATATGACATTCCACCGGTGCCAAGGGTGTTAGAAGATATTGATGGCGAATCAAGTGATGATGatgcatatcaagaaaatgaatcatcATATGATTATGCACCATTGCATTGTGATGGATGTCCCGTGTCAACTCCATTGAATATGAATGATATAGAGCCTAGCTTGATTGATGCACAAGAAGTCACTGGTTTGGTTGGTCAAAACATGGATTCAACAGATTTTATTGACGATGGCCTGATTGCTTCTAGTTCAGGAGATGCGTATGGTGATGGGGAATATTTAGATGAGGATGACCTACCCACAGACGACGAGTTTGTGTCAGAATAG